The Girardinichthys multiradiatus isolate DD_20200921_A chromosome 24, DD_fGirMul_XY1, whole genome shotgun sequence genome has a window encoding:
- the wbp4 gene encoding WW domain-binding protein 4 has protein sequence MADYWKSQPRKFCQYCKCWIADNKPSVEFHERGKNHKENVAAKISEIKKKSIEKAKKEERMSKDFAAMEEAALKAYEEDLKRMQRESDGSSSPVRAAPQPQPQPQVRAQPLKKKPKKAGKVSRKSREPTGKQVWVEGQTDDGHTYYYNTASGESQWDKPEGFQGGSSASAQFQYSGSSSGSPWMEAVSPDGYTYFYNTETGESSWVKPADFPSSEEPETKQGEENGAELLISQPEPLPGGEDSSGGASQEVQPAESDQKLKIPKIYFRKRKTEAEPSEREGDKKVVEDAPKEETKETKNEEELKSSAAKPEKAKEVMTTGRIQVRRPKVANPYGAWEQIQQEEDPFANVDLQLPQTDEGTAGTPADLPPEPKPKFKERVITSLGEEGGPTSFRKNKNQNGKSRSLRQRDDDD, from the exons AT GGCGGATTATTGGAAGTCACAACCGAGGAAATTCTGCCAGTACTGCAAGTGCTGGATTGCTGACAACAAGCCG AGCGTCGAGTTCCATGAAAGAGGGaagaatcacaaagaaaatgtgGCTGCTAAAATATCAGAG ATTAAGAAAAAGAGCATTGAAAAGGCAAAGAAGGAGGAGCGGATGTCCAAAGACTTTGCAGCGATGGAGGAGGCCGCACTGAAGGCATATGAGGAAGATCTGAAGAGGATGCAAAGGGAATCGGATG GATCAAGTTCTCCAGTCCGAGCAGCCCCACAACCACAACCTCAACCTCAGGTGAGAGCTCAGCCCCTAAAAAAGAAGCCAAAGAAAGCAGGGAAGGTGAGCAGGAAGTCCAGAGAGCCAACTGGGAAGCAGGTTTGGGTGGAAGGCCAGACAGATGATGGACACACGTACTACTATAACACGGCATCGGGAG AGTCTCAGTGGGACAAACCAGAAGGTTTTCAGGGGGGAAGTTCAGCTTCTGCACAGTTTCAGTACTCTGGG agTTCCTCAGGTTCTCCTTGGATGGAAGCTGTGAGTCCTGATGGTTACACATACTTctacaacacagaaacaggaG AATCCAGCTGGGTGAAGCCAGCAGACTTTCCTTCCAGTGAGGAACCTGAGACCAAGCAAGGCGAGGAGAACGGAGCCGAGCTTCTGATTTCTCAGCCGGAGCCACTGCCTGGAGGAGAGGACAGCTCTGGCGGGGCATCGCAGGAGGTCCAACCCGCTGAATCTGATCAGAAGCTCAAAATCCCAAAAATCTACTTCAGG aaaagaaaaacagaggctgAACCCTCGGAAAGAGAAGGTGACAAAAAAGTGGTAGAAGATGCTCCAAAAGAGGAAACGAAAGAGACAAAGAATGAAGAAGAGTTGAAGAGCTCAGCAGCCAAACCAGAGAAAGCTAAGGAGGTGATGACAACAGGAAGAATACAAGTAAGAAGGCCTAAAGTGGCCAATCCGTATGGAGCCTGGGAACAGATCCAACAGGAAGAGGATCCATT TGCGAACGTGGACTTACAGCTGCCCCAGACAGATGAGGGCACGGCTGGCACTCCGGCCGACCTCCCACCAGAGCCCAAACCGAAGTTCAAGGAACGCGTCATCACCTCGCTCGGAGAGGAGGGCGGACCCACGTCATTCAGGAAAAACAAGAACCAGAACGGCAAATCCAGGAGCCTCCGACAGAGGGACGACGACGACTGA